The following DNA comes from Methanothermus fervidus DSM 2088.
ATGGATAAATATATTATCACTCTTGGGCTTTAAAATTCCACAACCGCTGTTAGTTTATACCATAATTATTTTTACGGCGATTCCTATAGTTGGAGTAACAATGTTGATATCTGTTTTTGCTAAAAACTATGGAGAAGCTGGCATGGCAGTCACAATCACTTATATAATAATACTTGGAATATTAGTTATTCCCACAATTTTATACATAACAAACCCTAGGATAGTTATTTCACCAATGACGCTTGTGGTGAAATTACTTTCTTCTCAGCCCCTTACCTTAAGTGATTTAATCGTGCCTTTTTCTTTAATATTTTCCGTTGCTTTTATAAGTTATACATTGTCAATATACTTATTTGGAAAGGATGAAATAATATTTGGACCCAGACCTAGTGTATTTAAAATTATATGGGGGAGAAAATGAGCGTTATTCCTCTAATCAAAAAAGAAACAAAAGATATTATTTTTAATCGCCTTTATATTTTCATGGTGCTATTACAAATATTCATAATAGTAGGTGCCTTTCTACTTTCTCTTGCGTTTGCTGCAACTACTGATCCTCAAGTAATTGACAAAATAGGATTAAAAGATTTATTAAGCGTAGGATTAGCAGATTCATTACGTGGGTCTTCCTTAGATAATTATATTAAGTCACAAAATTTAAACACAATTTATTATAAGACATTAGAGGAAGGTAGAAAAGCATTAGGTTCTAAGATAATTGCATTTGTTTATGAAAAAAATGGTAACATTAATGTTGAATTAGATTACGGGAATGTATTTTCTCCTGTTGTGTCACAAAAAATCAATAAAGCAATAGAAAAATATAGAGTAGATGCAATGCTAAATAAATATAACATAAAATTAAAATCTGTAAGGCTAAACGAACATTATATTGACAATAATTCTTTACCTTTTTTACTACAAAGTCCAACTTTTGTTAAAATGATGTATGTTTTTATTATACCTTTAGTTCTTTTTCTTCCATATTTCATGGCATTAGATATTATAACTGACACGATAGTAGGTGAAAAAGAAAGAAAAACCTTTGAAATTTTACTGATGGCACCACTACCTGAATATAAAATTATTCTTGGAAAAATAACGCCAATATTATTATTTTCTACGGTCCAAGCATGTGCGTGGATGATTTTACTCCAAATTTTAAAACTTCCAATCTACAATCAATTTTATGTAATTACATTTTTGTTTATCTGTGGTATGGGACTTATAGGTGCTGGATTACTGATATCTATGGTTGTTGAAAGTACAAAGGAATCTAACACTGCCATGACATTATTATTATCTTTAATAACTTTTATATTTTTTATACCACTGTTTACAAAAGTGCCAGTTCTTTCTCAGTTTTCTGATTACATTCCTACAATAATTTTAATTAAAACTTTTTCAAATCCAACATTAAAAGAGGAAGTGATTTTTGATTCGATTCCAACTTTAATCTTTTCTCTTTTAATCATTATTATTTCAGTAGAAATTTTTAAACATCAAAAAGTAATAAGGTTGTGAGGTGATACTTTTGATAATAGGTGGTTCTGCATCACAAAAATTGGCTGCAGACATTGCAAACATTCTAAATGAAAAATTAGGTAACTTAGAGATTAAAAAATTCCCAGATGGTGAGAAGTACATACGATTTAATGATGATATTGAGGATGAGATAACAATTGTCCAATCTACAGGTTATCCTCAAGATGAAAACTTAATTGAATTATTTCTAATAGCAAAAAACCTTAAAAGTTTGGGTTGTAAAAAAGTTAGGGCAGTTATTCCATATTTGGCTTATAGTAGACAAGATAAAAGATTTAAGAAAGGAGAGGCCATTTCCATATCAATTATTGCAAACTTAATAGAATCATCAGGAATAGATGAAGTTATTACAGTAAATCTTCATGAAGAGAAAATAGTGGAATTCTTTAATATTCCAGTCAAAAATTTGTCTGCAATGCCCTTACTAGCCGAATATTTTAAAGATATTGTGAACAATCCTATTGTGGTTGCCCCTGATGAGGGCGCATTGCAACATGCCAAAGAAGTGGCTAAAATACTTGATTGCGAATATGATTATTTGAAAAAAAAGCGTATATCCCCGGATAAAGTCTCAACAGAAATTAAAGAAATAAATGTAAAAAATAAGGATGTGATATTAGTTGATGATATCATAAGTACTGGAGGTACTATTATCAATGCTTCAAAGATTTTAAAAAATGAAAAAGCTAAAAATATATTTGTTGGTTGTGTTCATCCTGTACTTGTTGGTGATGCATTGATGAAGATATATTTGAGTGGTGTAAAAGAAATTGTAGGTACTGATACGTTGTCATCCCCTATAAGTAAAGTATCAGTTGCTCCTCTTTTAGCTAATACATTAAAATAGTCAATGAGGGATAGCCTTTGTCATGTCTTTTGGAATAATACTACCAACTTTTTGCATTTTCTCTATTAATGTTTTTTTCTTTTTACCTACAAGCACATGTTCCAAGACTTCCCCAAGTGTCTCAACTGGTACAATTTCGACTTTATCTTCATAGTGTTTTTCAATCATTACATCTTTATAGTTAGATTTTGGAATTAATACTTTCTTAATACCAGCCTCAGCTGCAGCCTCTATTTTGCTAGTTACACCTCCAACAGGTAACACTTCCCCTCTAACACTTAATGATCCTGTAAGTGCAACTGACTGATCTACAGGTATATTTTCAAGAGCAGAAATCACTGCAGCTGCAACTGATACACTAGCACTATCACCTTCAACCCCTTCATAGGTTTGTAAGAATTGTATGTGAATATCATAGTTAGAAATATCTCTTCCTGTATATTTTTTGATGAGTGCACTAACATTTTGTACGGCTTCTTTTGCAATTTTGCCTAATTTACCAGTGGCAATTATTCTTCCTTCTTCTTTACTTTGTGATGGTACAGCTTCCGCAGCTATTGGTAATACTATTCCACTTCTATCACCTATTACAGCTAAACCATTTACACGACCTATTTCATAACCTTTAGATTTGAAAACACTGTATCTTTTTCTATTTTCTATGTATCTGTCAGCTATTTGCTGTTCTAATGTTCTGGCATGTTTTTTAGCTTTAATTACGTGTTCTCTTCTAACTAATTTTGAGTTTTCACTTCTAGCAACGTCTCCAGCTGCTCTTATTAAACCACCTAAATCTCTTAATTTAAGTGTTAGCATGCCTTTTTTACCTGCCCTTCTCCTTGCTTCTCTTATTATTTCATCAATTGCTCCTCTGTCAAAATGTGGAATTTTTCCATCTTTTTTAACTTCTTGAGCTATAAACTGAACGAGTTTTTTTCTATTTTCAGGAGTATCTGGCATTGTATTTCGCATATAAACTTCATATCCATATCCACGAATTCTTGAACGTAGGGCTGGATGCATTCCTTTTAATGCATCTAAATTACCTGCAGCAACTAACACAAAATCACAAGGTACTGCTTCTGATCTTACCATTGCACCACTACTGGTCTCACTTTGGCCAGTTATTGCATATTTTTTTTCTTGCATCGCTGTCAATAATTCTTGTTGTGTTTTCATTTTTAAAGTACTTATTTCATCAATGAAAAGAACTCCCTTATGTGCTCTATGAATCATTCCTGGTTCAACTCTTTCATGGGCTGGAGTACCTAAACCTCCGGATTGATATGGATCATGTCTTACATCACCTAACAATGCTCCAGCATGAGCACCCGTAGCATCTACAAATGGTGCTTTTTTTCTATTTTCATTATTAACCAATAATTTTGGCACTTGAACAGATTCTTTAGTTTTTATATGTTGCATGGCTAAAAATACTAATGCAGCAGCTATTATACTCGCTAAGAACTCTTTTGTTATTATACCCATGAATATGATTGTGATGATTAAAAATAACATGAGCGAGTTTTTCTTTTCTTCTTGAGCTCTTGCTCTTCTTTTATAATTCATTACAATCTTTTTTCCTTCACCAGCAGGTACCACGCTAACCTTTGGATTGTTTGGATCTTCGGGATTTGGATACACTAAAATGTCTTCTAATTGTTCACGTGGCAATAGTTCTGCCATGGCCTGCGCAAGCATTGATTTACCAGTTCCGGGCTCACCAATTAATAATACATTTCTTTTTTGTTTTGCAGCCTTTTTAATTGTCTCAACAGCTTCTTCTTGCCCTATAACCTGATCTATTAGCCTCTTAGGAACTTTAACATCTTTTGTTGTTTTATATTCAAATTCTGACATTTTTAGATCTATGCCTCCTACAATTTTTATCAAGTTTTATGGTGAGACAAATAAAAACTTAACATTAACTATTATGTA
Coding sequences within:
- a CDS encoding peptidase S16, Lon-like protease (COGs: COG1067 ATP-dependent protease~InterPro IPR003593: IPR001984: IPR004663: IPR020568: IPR 011704: IPR008269~KEGG: mth:MTH785 ATP-dependent protease Lon~PFAM: peptidase S16 lon domain protein; ATPase associated with various cellular activities AAA_5~SMART: AAA ATPase~SPTR: O26878 Putative protease La homolog type 1~TIGRFAM: peptidase S16, Lon-like protease~PFAM: Magnesium chelatase, subunit ChlI; Sigma-54 interaction domain; Lon protease (S16) C-terminal proteolytic domain~TIGRFAM: lon-related putative ATP-dependent protease) → MIKIVGGIDLKMSEFEYKTTKDVKVPKRLIDQVIGQEEAVETIKKAAKQKRNVLLIGEPGTGKSMLAQAMAELLPREQLEDILVYPNPEDPNNPKVSVVPAGEGKKIVMNYKRRARAQEEKKNSLMLFLIITIIFMGIITKEFLASIIAAALVFLAMQHIKTKESVQVPKLLVNNENRKKAPFVDATGAHAGALLGDVRHDPYQSGGLGTPAHERVEPGMIHRAHKGVLFIDEISTLKMKTQQELLTAMQEKKYAITGQSETSSGAMVRSEAVPCDFVLVAAGNLDALKGMHPALRSRIRGYGYEVYMRNTMPDTPENRKKLVQFIAQEVKKDGKIPHFDRGAIDEIIREARRRAGKKGMLTLKLRDLGGLIRAAGDVARSENSKLVRREHVIKAKKHARTLEQQIADRYIENRKRYSVFKSKGYEIGRVNGLAVIGDRSGIVLPIAAEAVPSQSKEEGRIIATGKLGKIAKEAVQNVSALIKKYTGRDISNYDIHIQFLQTYEGVEGDSASVSVAAAVISALENIPVDQSVALTGSLSVRGEVLPVGGVTSKIEAAAEAGIKKVLIPKSNYKDVMIEKHYEDKVEIVPVETLGEVLEHVLVGKKKKTLIEKMQKVGSIIPKDMTKAIPH
- a CDS encoding ribose-phosphate pyrophosphokinase (COGs: COG0462 Phosphoribosylpyrophosphate synthetase~InterPro IPR005946: IPR000836~KEGG: mth:MTH784 ribose-phosphate pyrophosphokinase~PFAM: phosphoribosyltransferase~PRIAM: Ribose-phosphate diphosphokinase~SPTR: O26877 Ribose-phosphate pyrophosphokinase~TIGRFAM: ribose-phosphate pyrophosphokinase~PFAM: Phosphoribosyl transferase domain~TIGRFAM: ribose-phosphate pyrophosphokinase) gives rise to the protein MIIGGSASQKLAADIANILNEKLGNLEIKKFPDGEKYIRFNDDIEDEITIVQSTGYPQDENLIELFLIAKNLKSLGCKKVRAVIPYLAYSRQDKRFKKGEAISISIIANLIESSGIDEVITVNLHEEKIVEFFNIPVKNLSAMPLLAEYFKDIVNNPIVVAPDEGALQHAKEVAKILDCEYDYLKKKRISPDKVSTEIKEINVKNKDVILVDDIISTGGTIINASKILKNEKAKNIFVGCVHPVLVGDALMKIYLSGVKEIVGTDTLSSPISKVSVAPLLANTLK
- a CDS encoding ABC-2 type transporter (COGs: COG1668 ABC-type Na+ efflux pump permease component~InterPro IPR013525~KEGG: mth:MTH1372 hypothetical protein~PFAM: ABC-2 type transporter~SPTR: O27425 Putative uncharacterized protein~PFAM: ABC-2 type transporter), which gives rise to MSVIPLIKKETKDIIFNRLYIFMVLLQIFIIVGAFLLSLAFAATTDPQVIDKIGLKDLLSVGLADSLRGSSLDNYIKSQNLNTIYYKTLEEGRKALGSKIIAFVYEKNGNINVELDYGNVFSPVVSQKINKAIEKYRVDAMLNKYNIKLKSVRLNEHYIDNNSLPFLLQSPTFVKMMYVFIIPLVLFLPYFMALDIITDTIVGEKERKTFEILLMAPLPEYKIILGKITPILLFSTVQACAWMILLQILKLPIYNQFYVITFLFICGMGLIGAGLLISMVVESTKESNTAMTLLLSLITFIFFIPLFTKVPVLSQFSDYIPTIILIKTFSNPTLKEEVIFDSIPTLIFSLLIIIISVEIFKHQKVIRL